One window from the genome of Mumia sp. ZJ1417 encodes:
- a CDS encoding DUF3093 domain-containing protein — MTRDADVPSYREHLSVPASWWLGAVGLAFMVWWIFALATPAWVALAAALLAAVAIGFGLVQYGSAAVEVSNVHLRAGSARIPLVHCGEVTVLDAAQTRALHGPQADARAFFLIRPYITTAVRIEVVDPRDPTPYWLIGTRHPHELADALLARRARG, encoded by the coding sequence ATGACCCGTGACGCCGATGTGCCGTCGTACCGCGAGCACCTGAGCGTCCCAGCGTCGTGGTGGCTCGGCGCCGTCGGCCTCGCCTTCATGGTCTGGTGGATCTTCGCCCTCGCCACTCCCGCGTGGGTGGCGCTCGCTGCGGCGCTCCTCGCCGCGGTGGCCATCGGGTTTGGGCTCGTGCAGTACGGCAGCGCCGCGGTCGAGGTGTCCAACGTGCACCTGCGCGCCGGTTCGGCGCGCATCCCGCTCGTGCACTGCGGCGAGGTGACTGTCCTCGACGCCGCCCAGACCCGCGCGCTGCACGGCCCGCAGGCCGACGCACGCGCGTTCTTCCTGATCCGGCCGTACATCACCACGGCGGTCCGCATCGAGGTCGTCGATCCCCGCGACCCGACGCCCTACTGGCTCATCGGCACCCGTCACCCGCACGAGCTCGCCGATGCCCTCCTCGCGCGACGCGCCCGCGGCTAG
- a CDS encoding DUF3710 domain-containing protein — MFGRRKKDHDETAAEATEPETGAADAPQAGEDQGSAAAPYDRSQGPWDASEREIPEDDPTFVDVGALIVHGRVGLDLQIPTDPETGVATSVVALAEESAVELRAFAAPRGGGLWAEIRPEIIAEVERVGGKVDEVDSTFGRELRVEVPVQAPDGRQGVQASRIIGVDGPRWLLRATFMGKLGSSSDPDSVLEQAVRDVVVVRGSTPMPPREQIPVVVPAGAVRAEQPTTEA, encoded by the coding sequence ATGTTCGGTCGTCGCAAGAAGGACCACGACGAGACGGCTGCGGAGGCCACGGAGCCCGAGACCGGGGCCGCGGATGCTCCGCAGGCGGGCGAGGACCAGGGCAGCGCTGCGGCGCCGTACGACCGGTCCCAAGGTCCGTGGGACGCCTCCGAGCGTGAGATCCCCGAGGACGACCCGACGTTCGTCGATGTCGGTGCCCTGATCGTGCACGGACGCGTCGGGCTCGACCTGCAGATCCCCACCGACCCCGAGACGGGGGTCGCCACCTCCGTGGTCGCGCTTGCCGAGGAGAGCGCGGTCGAGCTGCGCGCCTTCGCCGCGCCGCGTGGCGGCGGCCTGTGGGCGGAGATCCGCCCCGAGATCATCGCCGAGGTCGAGCGCGTGGGCGGCAAGGTCGACGAGGTCGACTCGACGTTCGGACGCGAGCTGCGCGTCGAGGTGCCGGTCCAGGCCCCGGACGGTCGTCAGGGCGTCCAGGCGAGCCGTATCATCGGCGTCGACGGGCCCCGGTGGCTGCTGCGCGCGACCTTCATGGGCAAGCTCGGCTCGTCCTCGGACCCCGACAGCGTCCTCGAGCAGGCGGTCCGTGACGTCGTCGTCGTCCGTGGCTCGACCCCGATGCCGCCGCGCGAGCAGATCCCCGTCGTCGTGCCCGCCGGTGCCGTGCGCGCCGAGCAGCCGACGACTGAGGCCTGA
- a CDS encoding TrkA family potassium uptake protein has product MHVVIMGCGRVGSTLAHRLESRGHSVAVIDSDPDAFRRLGPSFAGMTVTGLGFDRDIQRRAGIERAGAFAAVSSGDNSNIISARVAREQFGVDTVVARIYDPGRAEVFERLGVPTVATVTWAADQVLRKLLPAGHSSVVYTDPSGKVRADQVSVPEAWVGRTVSALEAATRGRVASISRYGTAEIPDAQMVLQDGDVLHLFSLISDSETVFSTLSEGPREEDA; this is encoded by the coding sequence GTGCATGTCGTGATCATGGGATGCGGACGGGTCGGATCGACCCTCGCGCACCGTCTCGAGTCGCGCGGTCACTCCGTGGCCGTCATCGACAGCGACCCCGATGCCTTCCGCCGTCTCGGTCCCTCTTTCGCAGGGATGACGGTGACCGGTCTCGGGTTCGACCGGGACATCCAGCGCCGGGCGGGCATCGAGCGGGCTGGCGCCTTCGCCGCGGTCTCGTCGGGCGACAACTCCAACATCATCTCGGCGCGGGTCGCGCGCGAGCAGTTCGGCGTCGACACGGTCGTCGCACGCATCTACGACCCGGGCCGCGCCGAGGTGTTCGAGCGTCTCGGCGTCCCCACGGTCGCGACCGTGACGTGGGCCGCCGACCAGGTGCTCCGCAAGCTCCTCCCCGCCGGACACAGCTCGGTGGTCTACACCGACCCGTCCGGCAAGGTCCGCGCCGACCAGGTCTCGGTCCCTGAGGCCTGGGTGGGGCGTACGGTCAGCGCCCTCGAAGCGGCCACACGAGGGCGGGTGGCGAGCATCTCCCGCTACGGCACCGCCGAGATCCCCGATGCGCAGATGGTGCTCCAGGACGGTGACGTGCTCCACCTCTTCTCGCTCATCAGCGACTCCGAGACCGTCTTCAGCACGCTGTCCGAAGGTCCCCGCGAGGAGGACGCATGA
- a CDS encoding TM2 domain-containing protein, producing the protein MSDSSAPGGPDDDRPEGEPEAGAPQSDQPQSDQPQQPADASWGYPGTDAQAPTDQPVYGQDPYAPQPPQVPPYGQDPYAPQPGYGQQQPYGQPAYGQQPPYGQQPYDQQPPYGQQPYGAYGAPGYGYVDPQAKSKLVAGLLGIFLGGFGIHRFYLGYTTIGVVQIVVTILTCGLGAIWGFVEGILYLVGANGWKTDAEGRPLKD; encoded by the coding sequence GTGAGCGACTCATCGGCCCCGGGAGGGCCGGACGACGACCGCCCCGAGGGTGAGCCGGAGGCAGGCGCGCCGCAGAGCGACCAGCCGCAGAGCGACCAGCCGCAGCAGCCCGCCGACGCGAGCTGGGGCTACCCCGGTACGGACGCGCAGGCGCCCACCGACCAGCCGGTCTACGGCCAGGATCCCTATGCGCCGCAGCCGCCGCAGGTGCCTCCGTACGGCCAGGACCCGTACGCGCCGCAGCCCGGCTACGGCCAGCAGCAGCCGTACGGTCAGCCGGCCTACGGCCAGCAGCCCCCGTACGGTCAGCAGCCCTACGATCAGCAGCCCCCGTACGGCCAGCAGCCCTACGGCGCGTACGGTGCACCGGGCTACGGCTACGTCGATCCGCAGGCCAAGAGCAAGCTCGTCGCCGGGCTTCTCGGCATCTTCCTCGGCGGATTCGGCATCCACCGCTTCTATCTCGGCTACACCACCATCGGTGTCGTCCAGATCGTCGTGACGATCCTCACGTGCGGCCTCGGGGCGATCTGGGGATTCGTCGAGGGGATCCTCTACCTCGTCGGTGCCAACGGATGGAAGACGGACGCCGAGGGGCGTCCGCTCAAGGACTGA
- a CDS encoding DUF4235 domain-containing protein — protein sequence MARSAKKPAAGTTAKKPKQKRPSKAAWRLIDRTSTIAAGVIATQAAALVWRAATGHRPPSADASRDPGMATREAVAWAVLAGASAGLIKVVLNRQAVAYWVKSTGDLPPGFKHPKT from the coding sequence GTGGCGCGCAGCGCAAAGAAGCCGGCGGCGGGCACGACGGCGAAGAAGCCGAAGCAGAAGCGGCCCAGCAAGGCGGCGTGGCGACTGATCGACCGCACCTCGACGATCGCGGCCGGTGTCATCGCGACCCAGGCCGCCGCACTCGTCTGGAGGGCCGCCACAGGCCACCGGCCGCCCAGCGCCGACGCCTCGCGCGATCCGGGCATGGCGACCCGCGAGGCGGTGGCGTGGGCAGTGCTGGCTGGTGCGAGCGCCGGCCTGATCAAGGTGGTCCTCAACCGCCAGGCGGTCGCCTACTGGGTGAAGTCCACCGGCGACCTGCCTCCGGGGTTCAAGCACCCCAAGACCTGA
- a CDS encoding OB-fold nucleic acid binding domain-containing protein: protein MTSAGAVTRMWSRARDRMSGLTERADDEALRRGALTAGCRPVCDQRAGDVVTVHGELRAVTLRPRTGARALEATLYDGTGALTLIWLGRSRIAGIEAGRALTATGRLGLRDGDRVIYNPRYELSR from the coding sequence ATGACGAGCGCGGGAGCGGTGACCCGGATGTGGAGTCGTGCCCGTGACCGCATGTCCGGCCTCACCGAGCGTGCGGACGACGAAGCGCTGCGGCGTGGCGCGCTGACGGCAGGCTGCCGTCCGGTCTGCGATCAGCGGGCCGGCGACGTCGTCACGGTGCACGGTGAGCTTCGCGCCGTGACCCTCCGCCCGCGGACAGGCGCACGTGCGCTCGAGGCGACGCTGTACGACGGCACCGGCGCGCTGACGCTGATCTGGCTCGGGCGCAGCCGCATCGCCGGCATCGAGGCCGGCCGCGCCCTCACCGCAACGGGCCGTCTCGGGCTTCGCGACGGCGATCGTGTGATCTACAACCCCCGATACGAGCTGAGTCGATGA
- a CDS encoding DUF4193 domain-containing protein: MATDYDAPRKTEEEQSEDSIEELKARRHEKNSGKVDEDEVEAAESFELPGADLSHEELSVQVLPRQLDEFTCTSCFLVHHRSQLAREKGKQLICVDCA; the protein is encoded by the coding sequence ATGGCGACCGACTACGACGCTCCTCGGAAGACCGAAGAAGAGCAGTCGGAAGACAGCATCGAGGAGCTCAAGGCTCGTCGGCACGAGAAGAACTCCGGCAAGGTCGATGAGGACGAGGTCGAAGCGGCCGAGTCTTTCGAGCTGCCCGGAGCCGATCTGTCGCACGAGGAACTCTCGGTCCAGGTGCTTCCTAGGCAGCTGGACGAGTTCACATGCACGTCGTGCTTCCTGGTGCATCACCGCAGTCAGCTCGCCCGTGAGAAGGGCAAGCAGCTGATCTGCGTGGACTGCGCTTAA
- a CDS encoding ferrochelatase, with protein MDRPVPDTRPYDAFLLVSFGGPEQPDDVVPFLENVTRGRGIPRERLVEVGEHYFSFGGRSPINDQNRDLLAVLQLELRTHGIDLPIYWGNRNWDPYLADTLAQMRDDGVERAVCLFTSAYTSYSGCRQYRENLYDATAAVGEDAPRLDRIRHYFNHPGFVAPFVDGTVGALDRLGDEGYDAAATRLVFVTHSIPDAMNEASGRFTTGEALVGGAAYVREHRDVAAQVASAVAERTGVERAYDLVYCSRSGSPHVPWLEPDVNDHLEQLTAEGVASVVLIPIGFVSDHMEVIYDLDTEAKETAERLGLGFARVPTPGVDPRFVAAIRELVVERAAAARGEEPVQPVVGELPPSWNACPAGCCANLRDPERPALLGEKTP; from the coding sequence ATGGATCGACCCGTCCCCGACACCCGTCCGTACGACGCGTTCCTGCTGGTCTCCTTCGGGGGGCCGGAGCAGCCTGACGACGTCGTCCCGTTCCTCGAGAACGTCACCCGCGGGCGCGGCATCCCGCGCGAGCGGCTCGTGGAGGTGGGAGAGCACTACTTCTCGTTCGGCGGACGTTCGCCGATCAACGACCAGAATCGCGACCTGCTCGCCGTCCTCCAGCTCGAGCTGCGCACCCACGGCATCGACCTGCCGATCTACTGGGGCAACCGCAACTGGGATCCCTACCTCGCGGACACGCTCGCGCAGATGCGCGACGACGGCGTGGAGCGGGCCGTGTGCCTGTTCACGAGCGCGTACACGTCGTACTCCGGCTGCCGCCAGTATCGCGAGAACCTGTACGACGCGACCGCCGCAGTCGGCGAGGACGCGCCGCGGCTCGACCGGATCCGCCACTACTTCAACCACCCGGGGTTCGTCGCCCCGTTCGTCGACGGCACCGTGGGGGCGCTCGACCGGCTCGGCGACGAGGGCTACGACGCTGCGGCCACCCGGCTGGTGTTCGTCACCCACTCGATCCCGGACGCGATGAACGAGGCGAGCGGGCGCTTCACCACCGGCGAGGCGCTCGTCGGTGGTGCCGCCTACGTGCGCGAGCACCGCGACGTCGCCGCGCAGGTCGCCTCCGCCGTCGCCGAGCGCACCGGCGTCGAGCGGGCGTACGACCTCGTGTACTGCTCCCGCTCGGGCTCGCCGCACGTGCCGTGGCTCGAGCCGGACGTCAACGACCACCTCGAGCAGCTCACCGCGGAGGGCGTCGCGTCGGTGGTCCTGATCCCGATCGGCTTCGTGTCGGACCACATGGAGGTCATCTACGACCTCGACACGGAGGCGAAGGAGACCGCGGAGCGGCTCGGACTCGGCTTCGCGAGGGTCCCGACTCCCGGGGTGGATCCGCGGTTCGTCGCCGCGATCCGTGAGCTGGTCGTCGAGCGGGCTGCGGCCGCACGTGGCGAGGAGCCTGTGCAGCCCGTCGTCGGCGAGCTCCCGCCGAGCTGGAACGCGTGTCCCGCCGGGTGCTGTGCCAACCTCCGGGACCCCGAGCGGCCGGCGCTGCTGGGGGAGAAGACCCCGTGA
- the sepH gene encoding septation protein SepH produces MRDLTVVGLSEDQRYVVLRGPVGELFRVPADDRLRATLRNDRARLGQLEIAMDSALRPRDIQARIRRGESPEEVAEAAKLPVERIMGYAHPVLAEREHMAERARGATVRRKHAQSNALTLGESVDTTLRSRGVDPQTADWDSWRRDDARWTVCVRAGAVSADYVFDPAGRYTFAADEAARELVGDVPDASDSSEMAIADAVSRPVDVVELDSDPRVTSLRHARARRAAQASERTEEQPTLNDLPSVTEPEPTLELDEPAEAATMSAPPAAPPEPDAAPRERDGSGDPRPARQSAAASDETDPSDETDPSDMIDASEDDADADVDGADEQPRKRAPRRRERRRVPSWDEIMFGDKG; encoded by the coding sequence ATGCGAGACCTCACCGTGGTGGGGCTGAGCGAGGACCAGAGGTACGTGGTCCTGCGAGGCCCGGTCGGTGAGCTGTTCCGCGTCCCGGCCGACGACCGTCTGCGCGCCACCCTCAGGAACGACCGGGCACGACTCGGCCAGTTGGAGATAGCGATGGACAGTGCACTGCGTCCGCGAGACATCCAGGCTCGGATCCGCCGTGGGGAGTCGCCGGAGGAGGTGGCAGAGGCAGCCAAGCTCCCGGTGGAACGCATCATGGGCTACGCCCACCCGGTGCTCGCCGAGCGCGAGCACATGGCTGAGCGTGCCCGCGGGGCGACCGTGCGCCGCAAGCACGCCCAGTCGAACGCCCTGACGTTGGGCGAGTCCGTCGACACCACGCTGCGCAGCCGCGGCGTCGATCCTCAGACCGCCGACTGGGACTCGTGGCGTCGTGACGACGCTCGGTGGACCGTCTGTGTCCGGGCCGGTGCGGTGTCTGCCGACTACGTGTTCGACCCCGCCGGACGCTACACGTTCGCCGCGGACGAGGCCGCACGCGAGCTGGTCGGCGACGTGCCGGATGCATCGGACTCCTCGGAGATGGCGATCGCCGACGCCGTGTCGCGGCCGGTCGACGTCGTCGAGCTCGACTCCGACCCGCGGGTCACCTCGCTGCGTCATGCGCGCGCACGACGCGCCGCCCAGGCGAGCGAACGCACCGAGGAGCAGCCCACCCTCAACGACCTGCCCAGCGTGACGGAGCCGGAGCCGACGCTCGAGCTGGACGAACCCGCCGAGGCCGCCACCATGTCCGCTCCCCCAGCGGCGCCGCCCGAGCCCGATGCCGCCCCGCGCGAGCGCGACGGCTCAGGTGATCCCCGCCCTGCCCGCCAGAGCGCGGCGGCATCCGACGAGACCGACCCGTCCGACGAGACCGACCCGTCCGACATGATCGACGCGTCCGAGGACGACGCCGACGCCGACGTCGACGGAGCCGACGAGCAGCCGCGCAAGCGCGCGCCACGGCGACGCGAGCGGCGTCGGGTCCCGTCGTGGGACGAGATCATGTTCGGCGACAAGGGCTGA
- a CDS encoding trimeric intracellular cation channel family protein, whose product MLSHALVAADLVGIAAFALSGALVAVRKPLDIFGVLVLAGATGLGGGFLRDVLIDATPPAALMDWRYLMVPVLAGLVAFRFHPVLGRVERKIAVFDAAGMGLFCVTGAAKALEFGLEPVAAALMGMVTAIGGGVIRDLLAGRVPVVLREELYAFPALLGASVAVAAIEWELAGVWVLVPGALLAFGYRMIALRRGWHAPLPPGMDGY is encoded by the coding sequence GTGCTCTCCCATGCGCTCGTCGCCGCCGACCTCGTCGGCATCGCCGCGTTCGCCCTGTCCGGCGCTCTCGTCGCGGTCCGCAAGCCGCTCGACATCTTCGGGGTGCTCGTGCTCGCGGGTGCAACCGGGCTGGGGGGCGGGTTCCTGCGCGACGTCCTCATCGACGCGACGCCGCCGGCTGCGCTCATGGACTGGCGCTATCTGATGGTCCCGGTGCTCGCCGGGCTGGTCGCGTTCCGGTTCCATCCCGTGCTCGGTCGGGTCGAGCGGAAGATCGCGGTCTTCGACGCCGCCGGGATGGGGCTGTTCTGCGTGACCGGCGCCGCCAAGGCGCTCGAGTTCGGCCTCGAGCCGGTTGCGGCCGCGCTGATGGGCATGGTCACGGCCATCGGTGGCGGCGTGATCCGTGACCTTCTCGCGGGACGCGTCCCCGTGGTGCTGCGTGAGGAGCTGTACGCCTTCCCGGCGCTGCTGGGCGCCTCGGTGGCCGTCGCCGCGATCGAGTGGGAGCTGGCCGGCGTGTGGGTCCTCGTCCCTGGAGCGCTGCTGGCCTTCGGCTACCGGATGATCGCCCTACGCCGGGGCTGGCACGCCCCGCTCCCGCCGGGCATGGACGGCTACTGA
- a CDS encoding DUF3159 domain-containing protein has translation MSESTPSPQDPAPQGGPATTVTVEQVVRSQLAKALGGVRGMLEAAVPTIGFTVSWIVTRDLKLALWISGSLAVALLAVRLVQRSTTQFVLNSLFGIAIAAVFALRSGEARDAFLPGLIYNGGYAVLLVFTVLIGWPIVGFIVGSVTGDPTAWHRDKALVRLCSRLTLILALPCVLRVLVQYPLWAADEVGLLGTAKVVMGWPLQIATLAGMVYLLGRNHTPVSDPEAAGRLLSREALEIQPKVQPRD, from the coding sequence ATGAGCGAGAGCACCCCCTCCCCGCAAGACCCCGCGCCGCAGGGGGGCCCCGCGACGACGGTCACCGTCGAGCAGGTCGTCCGTTCCCAGCTCGCCAAGGCGCTCGGCGGCGTCCGCGGGATGCTCGAGGCCGCGGTCCCGACGATCGGCTTCACGGTGAGCTGGATCGTCACGCGCGACCTCAAGCTGGCGCTGTGGATCAGCGGCAGCCTCGCCGTCGCGCTGCTGGCCGTCCGCCTCGTCCAGCGCAGCACGACGCAGTTCGTCCTCAACTCGCTCTTCGGGATCGCGATCGCCGCCGTCTTCGCGCTGCGCTCGGGCGAGGCCCGTGACGCGTTCCTGCCCGGCCTCATCTACAACGGCGGCTATGCCGTGCTGCTCGTGTTCACGGTGCTCATCGGCTGGCCGATCGTCGGCTTCATCGTCGGCAGCGTCACGGGCGACCCCACGGCGTGGCACCGCGACAAGGCCCTCGTACGGCTCTGCTCGCGGTTGACGCTGATCCTCGCCCTGCCGTGCGTGCTGCGTGTCCTCGTCCAGTACCCGCTGTGGGCGGCGGACGAGGTCGGGCTGCTCGGCACGGCAAAGGTCGTCATGGGGTGGCCACTGCAGATCGCGACCCTCGCCGGCATGGTGTACCTGCTCGGTCGCAACCACACGCCCGTCTCCGACCCGGAGGCCGCCGGCCGCCTGCTCTCGCGCGAGGCACTTGAGATCCAGCCGAAGGTGCAGCCGCGCGACTGA
- the dut gene encoding dUTP diphosphatase produces the protein MLTRLDDGVPLPSYAHPDDAGADLCTTVDVRLQPGERALVPTGIAVALPSGYVALVHPRSGLAARCGLSIVNAPGTVDAGYRGEIKVCLINLDRTEPIVLSRGDRIAQLVLQRVERADFRVVDALPPSVRGDGGYGSTGGFAVTQAT, from the coding sequence ATGCTCACACGTCTGGACGACGGTGTCCCGCTCCCGTCGTACGCCCATCCCGACGACGCGGGGGCGGATCTCTGCACGACGGTCGACGTGAGGCTCCAGCCGGGTGAGCGGGCGCTCGTCCCGACCGGGATCGCCGTCGCGCTGCCGTCGGGCTACGTCGCTCTCGTGCACCCGCGCTCGGGTCTCGCAGCCCGCTGCGGGCTCTCGATCGTCAACGCTCCCGGCACCGTCGACGCGGGGTACCGTGGCGAGATCAAGGTGTGCCTTATCAACCTCGACCGGACGGAGCCGATCGTCCTCTCGAGGGGCGACCGGATCGCCCAGCTGGTGCTTCAGCGAGTCGAACGCGCCGACTTCCGCGTCGTCGACGCCCTCCCGCCGTCCGTGCGTGGCGACGGGGGGTACGGTTCGACGGGTGGTTTCGCCGTGACGCAGGCCACCTGA
- a CDS encoding MFS transporter, producing MLDTYRRILVIPGAPAFSSAALVARLPISMLGLGLVLLVSEQTGSYGEAGAISAAALIANAVGAPLQGRLTDRFGQHRVLPATAALFGLGLALGLLAVDQNAPTPVPHLCAALAGLALPQAGSMVRARWTHNAEPSMIPTAFALEAVLDEVVFIVGPVVVTFLATMVNPYVGLIVAGVAGISGSLALAVQRRTEPPSGRARQHESRRGAMPIALLAPLVGAGVGFGILFGAAEVVTVAVAEDAGHKQLAGVLLAVWAAGSLIAGFLVGARPPAVTPLRQLRITAAVLTLSIVPLLLTTSLPLVAAALFVSGFAIAPSMVAATRLVEQGVPKERLTEGIAWFTTGLATGVAPGAAVSGWVVDNAAPSWGYAVCLGAGVLAMAGSWVIRGSRAVQ from the coding sequence TTGCTCGACACGTACCGCCGGATCCTCGTGATTCCGGGAGCGCCGGCCTTCAGCTCGGCAGCACTCGTCGCCCGGCTCCCGATCTCGATGCTCGGCCTCGGCCTCGTGCTGCTCGTCTCCGAGCAGACCGGCTCGTACGGCGAGGCGGGCGCCATCTCCGCGGCCGCGCTGATCGCGAACGCCGTCGGGGCCCCGCTCCAGGGCCGGCTGACCGACCGCTTCGGCCAGCACCGGGTGCTTCCCGCAACGGCCGCGCTGTTCGGGCTGGGCCTGGCGCTCGGCCTCCTCGCGGTCGACCAGAACGCTCCGACTCCCGTCCCTCACCTGTGCGCGGCGCTCGCCGGACTGGCGCTCCCCCAGGCCGGGTCGATGGTCCGTGCCCGGTGGACGCACAACGCCGAGCCGTCGATGATCCCCACGGCGTTCGCCCTGGAGGCCGTGCTCGACGAGGTCGTCTTCATCGTCGGTCCCGTCGTGGTCACCTTCCTCGCGACCATGGTCAACCCGTACGTCGGCCTCATCGTCGCCGGCGTCGCGGGCATCAGCGGCTCGCTCGCCCTCGCCGTGCAGCGACGCACGGAACCGCCCTCTGGCCGTGCTCGCCAGCACGAGAGCCGGCGGGGCGCCATGCCCATCGCACTCCTCGCACCGCTGGTCGGCGCAGGCGTCGGCTTCGGGATCCTGTTCGGAGCCGCCGAGGTCGTGACGGTCGCGGTGGCCGAGGATGCCGGCCACAAGCAGCTCGCCGGAGTCCTGCTCGCGGTCTGGGCGGCAGGCAGCCTCATCGCCGGCTTCCTGGTGGGCGCGCGCCCGCCGGCCGTGACCCCGCTCCGCCAGCTGCGGATCACCGCCGCCGTGCTCACGCTCAGCATCGTCCCCCTCCTCCTGACGACCTCGCTCCCCCTGGTGGCCGCCGCGCTGTTCGTCTCCGGGTTCGCGATCGCACCGAGCATGGTGGCGGCGACCAGGCTCGTCGAGCAGGGCGTCCCTAAGGAGCGACTCACCGAGGGCATCGCATGGTTCACGACCGGCCTGGCGACGGGCGTCGCACCCGGCGCCGCCGTGTCGGGGTGGGTCGTCGACAACGCCGCCCCCTCCTGGGGCTACGCCGTCTGCCTCGGAGCGGGCGTGCTGGCGATGGCCGGATCGTGGGTCATCCGTGGCTCGCGTGCAGTTCAGTAG
- a CDS encoding TrkA family potassium uptake protein yields MKVAIAGAGAVGRSIAAELLENGHGVLLIDRNPRAIRSDTVPGADWLLADACELSALDVARLELFDVVIAATGDDKANLVVSLLAKTEFGVGRTVARVNHPDNEWLFSDAWGVDVSVSTPRIMSALVEEAVTVGDLVRLFSLRGSHANLVELTLPADSPLVSVRVSDVRWPRDVVLVAILRHNGIQVPEPDRSLEAGDELLFVAPEDSEEALQHLLAPVEHHADPDSPDAL; encoded by the coding sequence ATGAAGGTCGCCATCGCCGGTGCGGGCGCGGTCGGCCGCTCCATCGCCGCCGAGCTCCTGGAGAACGGCCACGGCGTGCTCCTCATCGACCGCAACCCGCGCGCGATCCGCTCCGACACCGTGCCCGGCGCTGACTGGCTCCTCGCCGATGCGTGCGAGCTCTCCGCGCTCGACGTCGCGCGCCTCGAACTCTTCGACGTCGTGATCGCCGCGACCGGCGACGACAAGGCCAACCTTGTCGTCTCGCTGCTGGCCAAGACCGAGTTCGGCGTCGGTCGTACGGTCGCCCGGGTGAACCACCCCGACAACGAGTGGCTGTTCAGCGACGCGTGGGGCGTCGACGTCTCGGTGTCGACGCCACGCATCATGTCGGCACTGGTCGAGGAGGCGGTGACGGTCGGCGACCTCGTTCGCCTGTTCTCGCTGCGCGGCTCGCACGCCAACCTGGTCGAGCTCACGCTGCCGGCGGACTCACCCCTGGTGAGCGTCCGGGTCAGCGACGTCCGGTGGCCGCGCGACGTGGTCCTCGTGGCGATCCTGCGCCACAACGGCATCCAGGTGCCCGAGCCCGACCGTTCCCTCGAGGCCGGCGACGAGCTGCTGTTCGTGGCCCCGGAGGATTCCGAGGAGGCGCTCCAGCACCTGCTCGCGCCGGTCGAGCACCACGCTGACCCGGACTCGCCAGACGCTCTCTGA
- a CDS encoding inositol monophosphatase family protein translates to MTGRPDPEALGTLALRTARAAAAFVRERRPAGRVDVAATKSSPTDPVTEIDRATEQLVRSMILAERPDDAFLGEEGGESLVGSTGVRWVVDPIDGTVNFIYGLPQYAVAIAAEVDGVVEAGCVVDVAAGHEFTAVRGNGSFWRECPSREAVRLQSVAPAATSQALVATGFNYVPEVRARQAQAVARMLLDVRDIRRTGSAALDLCALAAGHLDAYVEQGLAPWDLAAGGLIAREAGVIVTGLDGPPDERLVVAAPEAFAEEFLRLVRACGF, encoded by the coding sequence GTGACCGGTCGTCCCGACCCAGAGGCGCTGGGGACGCTGGCGCTGAGGACCGCGCGAGCTGCCGCTGCGTTCGTACGCGAGCGCCGACCGGCCGGCAGAGTCGACGTCGCGGCCACGAAGTCGAGTCCGACCGACCCCGTCACGGAGATCGACCGCGCGACCGAGCAGCTCGTACGGTCGATGATCCTCGCCGAGCGGCCCGACGACGCCTTCCTGGGAGAGGAGGGCGGGGAGAGCCTCGTGGGCTCCACCGGTGTGCGGTGGGTCGTCGACCCGATCGACGGCACCGTCAACTTCATCTACGGGCTCCCGCAGTACGCCGTCGCCATCGCTGCCGAGGTCGACGGTGTCGTCGAGGCAGGGTGCGTCGTGGACGTTGCAGCGGGCCACGAGTTCACCGCCGTGCGAGGAAACGGCTCGTTCTGGCGGGAGTGCCCGTCGCGCGAGGCGGTCAGGCTGCAGTCGGTCGCCCCTGCTGCGACCTCTCAGGCCCTCGTCGCGACCGGGTTCAACTACGTGCCCGAGGTGCGGGCACGGCAAGCACAGGCAGTAGCGCGGATGCTGCTCGATGTACGTGATATCCGTCGCACCGGATCGGCCGCGCTCGACCTCTGCGCGCTTGCCGCGGGCCATCTCGACGCGTACGTCGAGCAGGGTCTGGCACCATGGGACCTGGCCGCAGGGGGCCTGATCGCAAGGGAGGCCGGGGTTATCGTGACCGGACTCGACGGTCCCCCGGACGAACGACTGGTCGTCGCCGCACCGGAAGCGTTTGCGGAGGAATTTTTGCGGCTCGTACGCGCTTGTGGCTTCTGA